The Penaeus chinensis breed Huanghai No. 1 chromosome 21, ASM1920278v2, whole genome shotgun sequence genome has a window encoding:
- the LOC125036568 gene encoding uncharacterized protein LOC125036568: MSDLLRYTVVAIAALLVSPRPCHNYSLRMDPRQSISDNVEMVINDGLKFEWTTPGYPNNYEDGTNMTLTVRFPEKQSLYIATLVFNGPARIAGETCDNDYLLYTSRGIGTRYCSDFSNTTIIEPEFNGKSRVFTLQFVSSAADNATDIGFNMTLSAFDVSLKPFAKRK; the protein is encoded by the exons ATGAGCGATCTTTTAAG ATACACCGTGGTGGCGATCGCTGCCTTGCTGGTGTCACCGCGACCATGTCATAACTACAGCTTGCGAATGGATCCTCGTCAGAGCATATCTG ATAATGTGGAGATGGTGATCAACGATGGCCTGAAATTTGAATGGACAACTCCAGGCTATCCCAATAACTACGAGGACGGAACCAACATGACACTCACCGTCAGG TTTCCCGAAAAACAGTCGCTGTACATTGCCACTCTGGTCTTTAATGGCCCGGCCCGCATTGCAGGGGAGACTTGTGACAACGACTACCTACTTTACACTTCCAGGGGCATTGGGACGCG ATATTGTTCGGATTTCAGCAACACGACAATAATAGAGCCTGAATTCAATGGGAAGTCGAGAGTCTTTACACTACAGTTCGTGTCCTCGGCTGCAGACAACGCTACGGATATTGGCTTCAACATGACTCTGTCGG CTTTCGACGTGTCCTTGAAACCGTTTgctaaaagaaaataa